The following are encoded in a window of Pongo abelii isolate AG06213 chromosome 16, NHGRI_mPonAbe1-v2.0_pri, whole genome shotgun sequence genomic DNA:
- the SERF2 gene encoding small EDRK-rich factor 2 has translation MTRGNQRELARQKNMKKQSDSVKGKRRDDGLSAAARKQRDSEIMQQKQKKANEKKEEPK, from the exons ATGACCC GCGGTAACCAGCGTGAGCTCGCCCgccagaaaaatatgaaaaagcagaGCGACTCGGTTAAGGGAAAGCGCCGAGATGACGGGCTTTCTGCTGCCGCCCGCAAGCAGAG GGACTCGGAGATCATGCAGCAGAAGCAGAAAAAGGCAAACGAGAAGAAGGAGGAACCCAAGTAG
- the HYPK gene encoding huntingtin-interacting protein K, whose translation MRRRGETDMATEGDVELELETETSGPERPPEKPRKHDSGAADLERVTDYAEEKEIQSSNLETAMSVIGDRRSREQKAKQEREKELAKVTIKKEDLELIMTEMEISRAAAERSLREHMGNVVEALIALTN comes from the exons ATGCGGCGGCGTGGTGAAACAGATATGGCGACTGAGGGGGATGTGGAGCTAGAGTTAGAGACTGAGACCAGTGGACCAGAGCGGCCTCCCGAGAAGCCACGGAAACATGACAGCGGTGCGGCGGACTTGGAGCGGGTCACCGACTATGCAGAGGAGAAGGAGATCCAGAGTTCCAATCTGGAGACG GCCATGTCTGTGATTGGAGACAGAAGGTCCCGGGAGCAGAAAGCCAAACAGGAGCG gGAGAAAGAACTGGCAAAAGTCACTATCAAGAAGGAAGATCTGGAGCTGATA aTGACCGAGATGGAGATATCTCGAGCAGCAGCAGAACGCAGTTTGCGGGAACACATGGGCAACGTGGTAGAGGCGCTTATTGCCCTAACCAACTGA
- the SERINC4 gene encoding serine incorporator 4: MVGAKAGPSPGTSLGLAQQHSGGSSVLVKSPFRQVCCCGPAPCASCCHSRWPSLTASTCSRLFYILLHVGASAICCLLLSRTVVERVWGKTHRIQMPSGLCAHLFGLSDCPVLSGSGAVYRVCAGTATFHLLQAVLLVHLHSPTSPRAQLHNSFWLLKLLFLLGLYALAFCIPDEHLFPAWHYIGICGGFAFILLQLVLITAFAHSWNKNWQTGAAQDCSWFLAVLLATLGFYSMAGVGAVLLFRYYTHPAGCLLNKMLLSLHLCFCGLISFLSIAPCIRLKQPRSGLLQASVISCYIMYLTFSALSSRPPERVILQGQNHTLCLPGLSKMEPQTPDLSLAMLSASIMYACVLFACNEASYLAEVFGPLWIVKVYSYEFQKPSLCFCCPATVEADEGQRGGAARPADQETPPAPPVQVQHLSYNYSAFHFVFFLASLYVMVTLTNWFSYEGAELEKTFIKGSWATFWVKVASCWACVLLYLGLLLAPLCRPPTQKPQPLILRRRRHRIISPDNKYPPV; the protein is encoded by the exons ATGGTGGGTGCCAAGGCCGGCCCCAGCCCCGGCACCTCCCTGGGCCTGGCACAACAGCACAGCGGAGGCAGCAGTGTCCTAGTGAAAAGTCCCTTCCGTCAG GTGTGCTGCTGTGGGCCTGCTCCTTGTGCCAGCTGCTGCCACTCTAGGTGGCCCTCTCTCACCGCATCCACTTGCAGCCGCCTGTTCTACATCCTCCTCCATGTGGGGGCCTCAGCAATCTGCTGCCTCCTGCTGTCAAGGACAGTAGTGGAAAGGGTGTGGGGCAAGACACACAGG ATCCAGATGCCCTCGGGATTGTGTGCCCACCTGTTTGGCCTCTCTGACTGTCCAGTGCTCAGTGGCTCTGGGGCTGTGTACCGAGTATGTGCAGGAACCGCCACCTTCCACCTGCTGCAGGCTGTGTTGCTGGTCCACCTCCACTCCCCCACCAGCCCACGGGCACAGCTGCATAATAG CTTCTGGCTCCTCAAGCTGCTGTTCCTGTTAGGTCTCTATGCTCTTGCCTTCTGCATTCCTGATGAGCATCTCTTCCCAG CATGGCATTACATTGGCATCTGTGGAGGCTTTGCATTCATCCTACTGCAGTTGGTGCTTAttacagcttttgcccattcctGGAACAAGAACTG GCAGACAGGTGCAGCTCAAGACTGCAGCTGGTTCCTGGCTGTCCTGCTGGCCACCCTAGGATTCTACAGCATGGCAGGTGTGGGAGCTGTGCTCCTATTCCGCTACTATACACACCCAGCTGGCTGCCTGCTTAACAAGATGCTCCTCAGTCTGCACCTTTGCTTCTGTGGCCTCATCTCCTTCCTCTCCATCGCTCCTTGCATCCGCCTCA AGCAACCCCGCTCTGGCCTTCTACAAGCTTCTGTCATCAGCTGCTATATCATGTATCTGACTTTCTCTGCGCTGTCCAGCCGTCCTCCAGAGAGAG TAATCCTTCAAGGACAGAATCACACCCTGTGCCTGCCTGGCCTGAGTAAAATGGAACCCCAAACACCAGATCTCTCTCTAGCAATGCTGAGTGCTAGCATCATGTATGCTTGTGTGCTTTTTGCTTG CAATGAGGCCTCCTACCTGGCTGAGGTATTTGGACCCTTGTGGATTGTCAAGGTTTACAGCTATGAGTTTCAG AAGCCCTCACTGTGTTTCTGCTGCCCTGCAACAGTGGAGGCAGACGAAG GGCAACGGGGTGGGGCTGCTAGGCCAGCTGACCAAGAGACCCCTCCAGCTCCTCCAGTCCAAGTCCAGCATCTTTCCTACAACTATTCTGCCTTCCACTTCGTCTTCTTCCTTGCCTCACTCTATGTCATGGTTACCCTTACCAACTGGTTCAG CTATGAGGGAGCAGAACTGGAAAAGACCTTCATCAAGGGTAGCTGGGCCACCTTCTGGGTCAAGGTTGCCTCATGCTGGGCCTGCGTACTCCTCTATCTGGGGCTGTTACTGGCACCACTCTGTCGGCCCCCCACCCAGAAACCCCAGCCCCTTATCTTGAGGCGCCGCCGCCACCGCATCATATCCCCAGATAACAAATATCCTCCAGTCTAA
- the SERF2 gene encoding small EDRK-rich factor 2 isoform X1, producing MTRGNQRELARQKNMKKQSDSVKGKRRDDGLSAAARKQSAPSSLPLGTRRSCSRSRKRQTRRRRNPSSFVASCPTLLPFACVPGASPTTLAFPPVVLTGPSTDGIPFALSLQRVPFVLPSPQVASLPLGHSRG from the exons ATGACCC GCGGTAACCAGCGTGAGCTCGCCCgccagaaaaatatgaaaaagcagaGCGACTCGGTTAAGGGAAAGCGCCGAGATGACGGGCTTTCTGCTGCCGCCCGCAAGCAGAG TGCCCCATCATCTCTACCCCTAGGGACTCGGAGATCATGCAGCAGAAGCAGAAAAAGGCAAACGAGAAGAAGGAGGAACCCAAGTAGCTTTGTGGCTTCGTGTCCAACCCTCTTGCCCTTCGCCTGTGTGCCTGGAGCCAGTCCCACCACGCTCGCGTTTCCTCCTGTAGTGCTCACAGGTCCCAGCACCGATGGCATTCCCTTTGCCCTGAGTCTGCAGCGGGTCCCTTTTGTGCTTCCTTCCCCTCAGGTAGCCTCTCTCCCCCTGGGCCACTCCCGGGGGTGA